A genomic region of Enterococcus sp. 12C11_DIV0727 contains the following coding sequences:
- the kdpA gene encoding potassium-transporting ATPase subunit KdpA — protein MSAIFIQQAIFFIVLIGLAIPLGFYIHKVMTNQKTFLTKIIGPLETKIYSFLGTTAQKEMTAKQYSLSILFFSLFSLMFLMAMLLGQGFLPLNPEQLPGTSLSLAFNTAASFITNTNWQAYAGEDTLSPFTQAFGLTVQNFVSAGVGIAVLFVLLRGFTSRTTKHIGNFWQDLTKIILYVLIPLSFVISLILISQGVVQTFAGSVETTSLELGEKIFLPLGTVASQVAIKQLGTNGGGYFGANSAHPFENPNLVSNFIENIAILLIPAALIVAFGLFVKDWKQGRTIMIVSLGFLIAALIGVTLSEYYGPQFGHVIGQMNMEGKETRFGIGWSSLWAVSTTAASNGSINAMLDSFTPLGGFIPMFLMQLGEIIFGGAGSGLYGMIVFILLAIFIAGLLVGRTPEYLGKKIEPFDMKMACLVILTPLLLTLIGTMLFILNPQAMSWLNNQGPHGFSEILYAFSSLANNNGSAFAGLTTDTTFLNILGGLIMILSRFIPMLAVIYLASNLGKKKIVATGSGTLSTTNATFVTMLIIVILVIGALSFLPAMALGPIAEHFMTK, from the coding sequence GTGAGTGCAATTTTTATCCAACAAGCAATCTTTTTTATCGTTTTGATAGGGTTAGCTATTCCGTTAGGTTTTTATATTCATAAAGTAATGACGAATCAAAAAACGTTTCTGACCAAAATCATTGGTCCACTTGAAACAAAAATCTATTCGTTTTTAGGAACGACGGCTCAAAAAGAAATGACCGCTAAACAATATAGTTTGAGTATTTTATTCTTTAGTTTATTTTCATTGATGTTCTTAATGGCGATGCTTTTAGGACAAGGCTTTCTACCGTTGAATCCAGAACAACTACCTGGAACTAGTCTTTCATTGGCGTTTAACACGGCGGCAAGTTTTATTACAAATACAAACTGGCAAGCTTATGCTGGGGAAGATACTTTATCACCCTTTACTCAAGCATTTGGTTTAACTGTTCAAAACTTTGTTTCAGCAGGTGTTGGAATTGCAGTCTTATTTGTTTTACTTCGTGGCTTTACAAGTCGAACAACAAAACATATTGGGAATTTTTGGCAAGATTTAACAAAAATTATTTTGTATGTGTTAATCCCGCTTTCTTTTGTGATTTCTCTGATCTTGATTTCTCAAGGCGTGGTTCAAACGTTTGCAGGTTCTGTTGAAACTACGAGTTTAGAACTGGGCGAAAAAATCTTTTTACCTTTAGGAACGGTTGCCAGTCAAGTGGCGATCAAACAATTAGGGACAAACGGCGGTGGCTATTTTGGTGCCAACTCAGCTCACCCTTTTGAAAATCCTAACTTAGTCAGTAACTTTATCGAAAACATTGCTATTCTTTTGATCCCAGCAGCTTTGATCGTAGCGTTTGGACTATTTGTGAAGGACTGGAAACAAGGTAGAACGATCATGATTGTTTCTTTAGGCTTTTTGATTGCTGCTTTGATTGGTGTGACCTTGAGCGAATACTACGGACCGCAATTTGGGCACGTGATCGGTCAAATGAACATGGAAGGCAAAGAAACACGTTTTGGTATTGGCTGGTCTAGTCTTTGGGCTGTTAGTACGACAGCAGCTTCTAATGGATCGATCAATGCGATGTTGGATAGTTTTACGCCGCTGGGCGGTTTTATTCCAATGTTTTTAATGCAGTTGGGAGAAATCATCTTTGGTGGTGCTGGTAGTGGGCTTTATGGCATGATCGTATTCATCTTACTGGCGATCTTTATTGCTGGCTTATTAGTAGGAAGAACACCCGAATATTTAGGGAAGAAAATCGAGCCTTTTGATATGAAAATGGCGTGTTTAGTGATTTTAACGCCGTTATTACTGACATTGATCGGAACGATGTTGTTTATTTTGAATCCGCAAGCAATGTCTTGGCTGAACAATCAAGGACCGCATGGTTTTTCTGAAATTCTTTATGCATTTTCATCGCTAGCCAATAACAACGGCAGTGCGTTTGCAGGCTTGACGACAGATACGACATTCTTAAACATATTAGGTGGACTGATCATGATTCTTTCTCGTTTTATTCCGATGTTAGCAGTGATTTATCTAGCTTCCAATTTAGGGAAAAAGAAAATCGTTGCAACTGGATCAGGTACACTTTCAACGACAAATGCAACATTTGTCACCATGTTGATCATTGTGATCTTAGTGATTGGGGCTCTGAGCTTCTTGCCAGCTATGGCATTGGGACCGATTGCTGAACACTTTATGACAAAATAA
- a CDS encoding immunoglobulin-like domain-containing protein, with amino-acid sequence MKKNFLKGSILVYTILVLVATLVLFILSDQAENFADTKKSEVLEVKRTELPSGTRYKTIEYGEKISVEEIFDITSKEIEGLEIETTNFDLTKIGTTNINVRFKKETDTTQGIIRLTIVDTVAPTITLKDSTIYKDQEFDPLADVSVKDNVDGDLNSKVNVSGIVDSSKEGLYRLDYTVSDSNNNQTTKTREITVIADPNSHTAISSQPFISEEPKKEESKSIESSEPASNFEQSSQVNETVPKEPVASDNQPNVLIINGVTIPYQNGGQGSGQAIIDNNSNGSASTWGGMPIQSGDDGANTHFIGHNPGVFSVLFSVRIGQSITVSDSSGKMTNYTINNIFHLDDFGQELATGVDYWDQTVGTTGGERITLQTCISDTENLMVFASK; translated from the coding sequence ATGAAAAAGAATTTTTTAAAAGGGTCTATTTTGGTGTATACCATTCTTGTTTTAGTAGCGACACTAGTTTTATTTATTTTATCGGATCAAGCAGAAAATTTTGCTGATACTAAAAAAAGTGAAGTGCTTGAAGTTAAAAGAACAGAGCTACCTTCTGGCACGCGATATAAAACGATTGAGTATGGCGAAAAAATTTCAGTGGAAGAAATATTTGACATCACATCAAAAGAAATTGAAGGGTTAGAAATTGAAACCACAAATTTTGATCTCACAAAAATTGGGACAACTAATATAAATGTTAGATTCAAAAAAGAAACTGATACGACTCAAGGGATTATTCGTTTAACAATTGTAGATACTGTGGCTCCTACCATTACGTTAAAGGATTCAACTATATATAAAGATCAAGAATTTGATCCTTTGGCTGATGTTAGTGTCAAAGATAATGTAGATGGTGATCTCAATAGTAAAGTGAACGTTTCTGGAATAGTGGATTCTTCGAAAGAAGGGCTATACCGATTAGACTATACAGTTTCAGATTCTAATAACAATCAAACGACGAAAACAAGAGAAATTACAGTTATCGCTGACCCAAACAGTCATACGGCTATCTCTTCTCAACCGTTCATATCAGAAGAACCAAAGAAAGAAGAGTCAAAAAGTATTGAATCGAGCGAGCCGGCAAGTAATTTTGAGCAATCCTCTCAAGTGAATGAAACGGTTCCTAAAGAACCAGTTGCTTCTGATAATCAACCCAATGTATTAATTATCAACGGGGTGACAATTCCTTATCAAAATGGCGGGCAGGGATCAGGGCAAGCAATAATTGATAATAATTCTAATGGTAGTGCATCAACATGGGGAGGAATGCCTATACAATCGGGTGATGATGGGGCAAACACACATTTTATAGGTCATAATCCTGGCGTCTTTTCTGTTTTGTTTAGTGTAAGGATAGGTCAGTCAATTACTGTAAGTGATAGCAGTGGGAAGATGACGAATTATACGATAAACAATATTTTTCATTTAGATGATTTTGGACAAGAACTAGCTACAGGTGTTGATTATTGGGATCAAACAGTTGGAACAACTGGAGGTGAAAGAATAACCTTGCAAACCTGTATTTCAGATACTGAAAATCTGATGGTTTTTGCATCAAAATAG
- the kdpB gene encoding potassium-transporting ATPase subunit KdpB — MKNTQSKRHVYIDAFRSSFKKLAPSIQIKNPVMLVVYLGAILTTILYVLTFAGYTDAEPFFILAITVILWLTILFANFAEAIAEGRGKAQAESLKQAKKEVVAHKAASIEDAALKKFTEIQSSELRKGDLVYVAVNEQIPMDGDVVDGAASVDESAITGESAPVIRESGGDRSAVTGGTTVVSDYLVIKVTAENGESFLDKMISMVEGTERKKTPNEIGLQIILIMLTIIFLVVSATLLPFTKFSSELVGNGSALALTTIIALLVCLAPTTIGALVSSIGIAGMSRLNKENVIAMSGRAIEAAGDVDILLLDKTGTITLGNRRASEFIPVKGISEYDLADAAQLSSLADETAEGRSIVILAKEKFDIRGRELNHVEVEFIEFTAKTRMSGIDYQGDEIRKGAADTMKQYVEAKGNVYPEECDTIVQRVANEGGTPLVVVKNNQVFGVIYLKDIVKNGVKEKFEDMRKMGIKTIMITGDNPMTAAAIAAEAGVDDFLAEATPENKMSLIRDYQEKGHLVAMTGDGTNDAPALAQADVAVAMNTGTQAAKEAGNMIDLDSSPTKLISIVKIGKQLLMTRGALTTFSIANDIAKYFAIIPVLFFSIYPSLDALNIMKLTSPTTAILSAIIYNAFIIVALIPLALKGVSYKEKPASKILSHNLLVYGLGGVIAPFIAIKLIDIILTLILN, encoded by the coding sequence GTGAAAAATACACAAAGCAAACGTCATGTTTATATCGATGCTTTTCGATCATCCTTTAAGAAACTTGCACCAAGCATTCAAATAAAAAATCCAGTCATGTTGGTTGTTTATTTGGGCGCAATTTTGACTACGATTCTATACGTTTTAACCTTTGCAGGGTATACAGATGCAGAACCATTCTTTATTTTAGCCATCACCGTTATTTTGTGGCTGACGATTTTATTTGCTAACTTTGCTGAAGCGATTGCTGAAGGTCGGGGGAAAGCGCAAGCAGAGAGTTTAAAACAAGCTAAAAAAGAGGTTGTTGCTCATAAAGCTGCATCAATAGAAGACGCGGCACTCAAAAAATTTACTGAAATCCAGTCTTCAGAATTAAGAAAGGGTGACCTCGTTTATGTAGCAGTTAATGAACAAATTCCAATGGATGGAGACGTGGTCGATGGTGCAGCTTCGGTGGACGAAAGTGCCATCACAGGAGAATCTGCACCAGTAATTCGGGAATCTGGCGGTGATCGTAGTGCTGTTACAGGTGGTACAACGGTTGTTTCTGACTATTTGGTGATCAAAGTGACCGCTGAAAATGGAGAATCGTTCTTGGATAAAATGATTTCGATGGTGGAAGGGACAGAACGTAAAAAAACACCGAATGAAATTGGATTACAAATTATTTTGATTATGTTGACGATTATTTTCTTAGTCGTTTCAGCAACGTTATTGCCTTTTACAAAATTTTCAAGTGAGCTTGTAGGCAACGGTTCAGCCTTAGCATTAACGACGATCATTGCTTTACTAGTTTGTTTGGCACCAACGACGATTGGTGCATTGGTTTCATCAATCGGGATTGCTGGTATGAGTCGCTTAAATAAAGAAAATGTTATTGCTATGAGTGGACGTGCAATTGAAGCCGCTGGTGATGTGGATATTTTATTATTAGATAAAACTGGAACCATCACTTTAGGTAATCGCCGGGCAAGTGAATTTATTCCAGTAAAAGGAATTAGCGAATATGACTTGGCGGATGCAGCGCAACTATCCTCATTAGCAGATGAAACAGCTGAAGGACGCAGTATCGTTATTTTAGCGAAAGAAAAATTTGATATTCGCGGTCGGGAATTAAATCATGTTGAAGTTGAGTTTATCGAATTTACAGCAAAAACTCGGATGAGCGGGATCGACTATCAAGGTGATGAAATTCGTAAAGGTGCTGCTGATACAATGAAACAATATGTTGAAGCTAAAGGAAATGTTTATCCAGAAGAATGTGATACGATCGTTCAGCGTGTAGCCAATGAAGGTGGAACCCCACTGGTTGTGGTTAAAAATAATCAAGTATTTGGTGTGATCTACTTAAAAGATATCGTAAAAAATGGGGTTAAAGAAAAGTTTGAAGATATGCGTAAAATGGGCATTAAAACAATCATGATCACAGGGGATAATCCCATGACGGCCGCGGCTATTGCAGCTGAAGCAGGTGTCGATGATTTCTTGGCAGAAGCAACACCAGAAAATAAAATGAGCTTGATTCGTGATTATCAGGAAAAAGGCCATTTGGTTGCTATGACGGGTGATGGGACCAATGATGCTCCAGCATTAGCTCAAGCAGATGTTGCAGTAGCGATGAATACAGGAACACAAGCAGCCAAAGAAGCGGGGAATATGATCGATCTAGATTCCAGCCCAACGAAATTAATCAGTATCGTCAAAATTGGCAAACAATTACTGATGACGCGTGGTGCTTTGACGACATTTAGTATTGCGAATGATATTGCAAAATATTTTGCGATCATTCCAGTTTTATTCTTTAGCATCTATCCATCATTGGATGCTCTAAATATTATGAAACTAACTAGTCCAACAACCGCCATTTTATCCGCCATCATCTACAATGCTTTCATTATCGTAGCGTTGATTCCATTAGCCTTAAAAGGGGTATCTTATAAAGAAAAACCAGCTAGCAAAATTTTAAGTCACAACTTACTTGTCTATGGATTAGGCGGTGTCATCGCTCCATTTATCGCTATCAAGTTGATCGATATCATTTTGACTTTGATTTTGAATTAA
- a CDS encoding helix-turn-helix domain-containing protein, which produces MERLIQNTMIRRVRLLDILIHSNQWTPMKELTKQMKCSQQTLLSDCSYFENEWPDYVIMEISKKRGIRVFMNKNHAVSELYKKMMKNSSDLALLESFFFYPNKDTSFHIKRLYISESSLYRSYRRLKLVLKDRNIEITHNLDTYALSGDNELQIRLFLMLYFCEAYEEYEWPFPIDKNYIYELVNSAIKIFPFKITLNSMKFLMYSIAISIIREEQGFASSIEYEFSKHRHTNKDIFEKIEKTLSLGYPKINCQNFCQSIFWWESIWVDLEEKNVVKQWSDKYIEHLCSLLDITIAEKNKIELSHWIQFIYARHRVYPFQEYIIHNRFAQSSVSIKRSYPIYAQAVEDTVSLLEKQTKFPWCSDYYEELVHETFFQWNKLYEQLDKKHSKLVVFVYSDLGAEHEVFLAYLMKNKFPKIVDVYCGREGFLSKEVGDELNCDLCISNYTLEDSDSQNFIVVEDIPSTKNWIDISYFMNLKIHKAL; this is translated from the coding sequence ATGGAACGTTTGATCCAAAATACGATGATCCGGCGAGTCAGATTATTAGATATTTTGATTCATTCAAATCAATGGACACCAATGAAAGAGTTGACCAAGCAGATGAAATGTTCGCAACAAACTTTATTATCAGATTGTAGCTATTTTGAAAACGAATGGCCAGATTATGTTATTATGGAAATCTCGAAAAAACGTGGTATTCGTGTGTTTATGAATAAAAATCACGCAGTTAGTGAATTGTATAAAAAAATGATGAAAAATTCTAGTGATTTAGCATTACTTGAATCGTTCTTTTTTTATCCAAATAAAGATACATCATTTCATATAAAGCGTTTGTATATTAGTGAATCAAGTTTATATAGAAGCTATAGAAGGTTAAAACTTGTTTTAAAAGATCGCAATATTGAGATTACTCATAATCTAGATACATATGCTTTGTCAGGGGATAATGAATTACAAATCCGTTTGTTTCTAATGCTTTATTTTTGTGAAGCATATGAAGAATATGAATGGCCTTTTCCTATTGATAAAAACTATATTTATGAACTTGTCAACAGCGCAATAAAAATTTTTCCGTTTAAGATTACACTTAACTCAATGAAATTTTTGATGTATTCAATAGCTATTTCAATTATTCGCGAAGAACAAGGCTTTGCCTCTTCAATTGAGTATGAATTTAGTAAACATAGGCATACCAATAAAGATATTTTTGAAAAAATAGAAAAAACGTTGAGCTTGGGGTATCCAAAAATTAATTGTCAGAATTTTTGTCAATCTATATTTTGGTGGGAGTCTATTTGGGTAGATCTTGAAGAAAAAAATGTAGTTAAACAATGGAGTGATAAATATATAGAGCATCTTTGTTCTTTGTTAGACATAACGATTGCTGAAAAAAACAAAATTGAGCTTAGCCATTGGATACAATTTATTTATGCCAGACATAGGGTTTATCCTTTTCAAGAGTACATTATACATAATCGTTTTGCTCAATCTAGTGTGTCAATCAAAAGAAGTTATCCTATCTATGCCCAGGCGGTTGAGGATACAGTAAGTTTACTTGAAAAACAAACGAAATTTCCTTGGTGTTCTGACTATTATGAAGAGTTAGTACATGAGACCTTTTTTCAATGGAATAAGCTTTATGAGCAGTTAGATAAAAAGCATTCTAAATTAGTGGTGTTTGTGTACAGTGATTTAGGAGCAGAACATGAAGTGTTTTTAGCATATTTGATGAAAAATAAGTTTCCTAAAATAGTAGATGTCTATTGTGGAAGAGAAGGATTTCTTTCAAAAGAAGTCGGGGATGAACTAAACTGTGATTTGTGTATTTCTAATTATACACTTGAAGATAGTGATTCCCAAAATTTTATTGTAGTAGAAGATATACCTTCAACGAAAAATTGGATTGATATCTCTTATTTTATGAATTTAAAAATTCATAAAGCTTTATAA
- a CDS encoding sensor histidine kinase encodes MEEQRLDPEHLLEKWKKNEQSLRSGRLKVFFGYAAGVGKTYAMLKEAHEQQEEGKTVLVGYVEPHARPETEALVAGLPALAIKEYDYKGITINEFDVDAALQAKPDIILVDELAHTNAIGTRNKKRYQDIEELLKAGIDVYTTVNVQHIESLNDVVEQVTGVHISETVPDTFFETSSLKVVDIETEELLERLKQGKIYHSENAKKAMANFFKTDNLTLLRGLAIRKASDHINTSNQQETQKNTGIHSKLLTIIDETNPDMTKKCLRWTARLAQALGTEWIALEILEDMSEHSESDNSKLAVKLGGEVITLESDNQRETIIQYVQMRGVTDLVMGKAIKRSRFIRLYRPDLEDELVGFIPEVDIHLVPYQSNKYLLNKYAAKKKNLQSIFTWKDFYMTIGLLVIATLLSELGSYFDIGDQNLILIYILFVLLVARITTGYLWAALASIASVLMFNWFFVEPLYSLTVYKQGYPVTLIFMLLVALLVSNLMMQIKKQAFYAMKREHQLEILYELNKKYLVTHDQKEILATTADYLSNMLDREVVLYGEYELKNPTGAPIKGPLRSLEELAVANWVFVNQKQAGYGTDTLMGAKALYLPVLSNGITLAVIGIEKSKENPITDEVISFLELISTQLALAIEQNKSTSERQQILFESEKERMRGNLLRAISHDLRTPLTGISGSVETILDDSNTSKLPEETKRKLLVGIKEDADWLIRMVENLLSITRINEETMKVAKSKEAAEEVVASAIKRIRKSYPDSEIIVTLPDEFVLVPMDSILIEQVLFNLMENAIRHSDTSTPIHVSVSLYEKEIIFEVADQGKGLTAEQIKVLYNGMAKQSTPVDSKSGMGIGLSIVKTIIMAHDGTLNAANKPQGGAIFTFTLPLERKEQK; translated from the coding sequence GTGGAAGAGCAACGTTTAGATCCGGAACACTTATTAGAAAAATGGAAGAAAAACGAACAAAGCCTGAGGTCTGGTCGACTGAAGGTTTTCTTCGGTTATGCAGCTGGCGTAGGGAAAACTTACGCTATGTTAAAAGAAGCCCATGAACAACAAGAAGAAGGTAAAACTGTTTTAGTTGGCTATGTAGAACCACATGCCCGTCCAGAAACAGAAGCATTAGTAGCCGGTTTGCCTGCTTTAGCAATAAAAGAGTATGACTATAAAGGGATCACGATCAATGAATTCGATGTAGATGCTGCTTTACAAGCTAAACCAGATATTATTTTGGTTGATGAATTAGCGCATACAAATGCGATCGGTACTAGGAATAAAAAAAGATACCAAGATATTGAAGAATTGTTGAAAGCGGGGATCGACGTTTATACAACGGTCAATGTCCAGCATATTGAAAGCTTGAACGACGTAGTTGAACAAGTTACGGGTGTTCATATTTCCGAAACCGTACCAGACACTTTTTTTGAAACAAGTTCATTAAAAGTCGTCGATATTGAAACAGAAGAGCTGTTGGAACGCCTGAAACAAGGGAAAATCTACCACTCAGAAAATGCCAAAAAAGCAATGGCTAATTTTTTCAAAACAGATAATTTAACCTTATTACGGGGGTTGGCGATTCGTAAAGCTTCAGATCACATCAATACAAGTAACCAGCAGGAAACACAAAAAAATACAGGTATCCATTCTAAATTACTGACGATCATTGATGAAACGAATCCTGATATGACAAAAAAATGCCTCCGCTGGACCGCTCGTTTGGCACAAGCATTAGGGACCGAATGGATTGCATTGGAAATTTTGGAGGATATGTCTGAGCATTCAGAGTCAGATAATTCAAAATTAGCTGTAAAACTTGGTGGTGAAGTGATCACCTTAGAGAGTGATAATCAAAGAGAAACGATCATTCAATATGTGCAGATGCGTGGTGTTACCGATTTGGTAATGGGAAAAGCGATCAAGCGCTCTCGTTTTATTCGTCTGTATCGTCCAGATTTAGAAGATGAATTAGTCGGTTTTATCCCAGAGGTCGATATTCATTTAGTTCCCTATCAGTCTAATAAATACTTATTAAATAAGTATGCTGCTAAGAAAAAGAATCTCCAAAGTATTTTTACCTGGAAAGACTTTTATATGACGATCGGATTGCTGGTAATTGCAACGTTGTTATCTGAATTAGGTTCATATTTTGACATTGGAGATCAAAATTTGATCTTGATCTACATTCTTTTTGTGTTGCTGGTAGCACGAATAACCACAGGCTATTTGTGGGCGGCGTTGGCCTCGATTGCTAGTGTTTTGATGTTCAACTGGTTTTTTGTTGAGCCACTATATTCCTTAACCGTTTATAAACAAGGGTATCCAGTGACGTTGATTTTCATGCTTTTAGTGGCATTATTAGTTAGTAACTTGATGATGCAAATCAAAAAACAAGCTTTTTATGCAATGAAACGTGAACATCAACTAGAAATTTTATATGAACTCAACAAGAAATACCTTGTTACTCACGATCAAAAAGAAATTTTAGCGACAACCGCTGACTATTTATCGAATATGTTGGATAGAGAAGTTGTTTTATATGGGGAATATGAGCTGAAAAATCCAACTGGTGCACCAATTAAAGGACCTTTGAGAAGTCTGGAGGAATTGGCGGTTGCTAACTGGGTATTTGTCAATCAAAAACAGGCAGGTTATGGAACAGATACATTAATGGGTGCCAAAGCACTCTATTTACCCGTGTTATCAAATGGAATCACCTTAGCAGTTATTGGCATCGAAAAAAGTAAAGAAAATCCAATCACAGATGAAGTCATCAGCTTTTTAGAATTGATTTCTACGCAACTGGCTTTAGCTATTGAACAGAACAAATCAACCTCAGAACGGCAGCAAATTTTATTCGAAAGTGAAAAAGAACGGATGCGTGGGAATTTACTGCGGGCGATTTCCCATGACTTACGAACACCGCTTACTGGAATTTCTGGTTCTGTAGAAACGATTTTAGATGACAGCAATACGAGTAAACTCCCTGAAGAAACGAAGCGGAAACTACTTGTCGGAATCAAAGAAGATGCAGATTGGCTGATTCGCATGGTCGAAAACCTATTGTCGATCACGCGAATCAATGAAGAAACAATGAAAGTTGCCAAAAGTAAAGAAGCCGCGGAAGAAGTCGTCGCTTCGGCGATTAAGCGGATCAGAAAAAGTTATCCAGACAGTGAAATCATTGTAACGTTGCCAGATGAATTTGTTTTAGTTCCAATGGATTCTATTTTGATTGAACAAGTTTTGTTTAATTTGATGGAAAACGCGATTCGTCATTCAGACACTAGCACTCCAATTCATGTTTCAGTTTCATTATACGAAAAAGAAATCATCTTTGAAGTAGCAGATCAAGGGAAAGGCTTGACTGCAGAACAAATCAAGGTATTGTATAATGGGATGGCGAAACAAAGTACACCAGTGGACTCTAAAAGTGGAATGGGCATCGGATTATCGATTGTTAAAACGATCATTATGGCGCATGATGGTACCCTTAATGCGGCCAACAAACCGCAAGGCGGCGCAATTTTCACCTTTACTTTACCGCTTGAGAGAAAGGAGCAAAAATAA
- a CDS encoding potassium-transporting ATPase subunit C: protein MKKIMIASLKSLLLFTIICGVIYTAAVTAVGQVLFPTQANGSLVKEQKDDKMVIKGSKLIGQPFKEAKYLHGRSEPASQLSPVSKEQQSRVEERVQKADTTEVPIDLVTASASGVDPEISIEAAMTQVERIAAARNMKNTQVRVIIKQNITGLKIGPVDSQRVNVLGVNQLLDESE, encoded by the coding sequence ATGAAAAAAATAATGATTGCTTCACTAAAAAGTTTACTACTGTTTACCATTATCTGTGGTGTAATCTATACTGCTGCTGTTACGGCTGTTGGTCAAGTTCTGTTTCCAACACAGGCAAATGGTAGTCTAGTCAAAGAACAAAAGGACGATAAAATGGTTATCAAGGGCTCAAAATTAATTGGACAACCCTTTAAAGAAGCAAAATATCTACATGGACGTTCAGAACCAGCTAGCCAATTATCACCTGTTTCAAAGGAACAACAATCTCGAGTTGAAGAGCGTGTGCAAAAGGCTGATACAACAGAAGTTCCGATTGATTTAGTCACAGCTTCCGCAAGTGGTGTGGATCCTGAAATCTCAATTGAAGCGGCAATGACTCAAGTTGAGCGGATTGCTGCTGCCAGAAATATGAAAAATACCCAAGTCCGTGTTATAATCAAACAAAATATCACTGGACTTAAAATCGGACCGGTCGATTCGCAACGTGTGAATGTATTAGGTGTCAATCAATTATTAGACGAGTCTGAATAA
- a CDS encoding glutathione peroxidase produces the protein MSIYDYQVKTTNGETASLENYRGKVLLIVNTATGCGFTPQYEGLEALYKKYREQGLEILDFPCNQFGHQAPGTNQEISDFCQLTYQTTFQTFGKIDVNGENADPLYDFLKGEKGGILGGAIKWNFTKFLVDREGNVVKRFAPTVEPEKIARDIEKLLTD, from the coding sequence ATGAGTATTTATGACTACCAAGTAAAAACAACTAATGGTGAAACTGCATCATTAGAGAATTATCGGGGAAAAGTACTTTTGATCGTAAATACAGCGACTGGCTGCGGTTTTACACCTCAATATGAAGGCTTAGAGGCTTTGTATAAAAAGTATCGTGAACAAGGGTTGGAAATTTTAGACTTTCCTTGTAATCAATTTGGTCATCAAGCACCTGGAACGAACCAAGAAATCAGTGACTTTTGTCAATTGACGTATCAAACAACTTTTCAAACGTTTGGAAAAATCGATGTCAACGGAGAAAATGCTGATCCGTTATATGATTTTTTGAAGGGGGAAAAAGGTGGGATTTTAGGTGGCGCGATCAAGTGGAACTTTACCAAATTCTTAGTAGATCGTGAAGGCAACGTTGTGAAACGTTTTGCACCGACTGTTGAACCAGAAAAAATCGCTAGAGATATTGAAAAATTACTTACTGATTAA